A genome region from Gouania willdenowi chromosome 9, fGouWil2.1, whole genome shotgun sequence includes the following:
- the rab11fip1a gene encoding rab11 family-interacting protein 1 isoform X4: MAEQKRRAPLPPLYSIPEVRNGQNAGLVKEIKNPAYVEAEDMKQNKNISVPLPDYETLFPQKRHGVQGQTKWDHLIAEVNQRNMDLPPELLGPEMSVDDPKQDRQGAKSSISQEISELKPYQTHPQDSRSVLSKKGPAPGPPKPERILLPQTDSVSSSTQNFSHQSDVTLNRSAVLSPGRSDPKKMLDNLSAPASYTPRLPNQGTSEITLSADQNLPGGINKNTPTARARQKVSSEEVMSTNGNIQTLPVSSRSSREEIYGLAEFDPFPSSDLLSKDPWEQQKQNQSVESHSTPNALKEQKLEDRGMTPDDLDKIFSQEKPSDPFASINLSESSKQSPYSHKDDVSKQISAAFQRKNSQRGKKTPPSTPLIDSKTSLSQRESTTKETLSARDSTNSSFRLPSQTNDYKQSKTSEGEDPFGAKPFTASSEPQSHVTEEPASQMGNLARGKTPLQAWVSPSDVQFVSTQISSGDGLGLSARRPHAVKPLSSAQHPTSSPAVKGIKVQDFKSGMMKVPNLTDTGPYSQLTQEELITLVVKQQTDLSVKHAKIAELEEYIDNLLVRVIEEQPGILNSLTAGKPV, from the exons ATGGCTGAACAGAAACGAAGAGCCCCACTTCCTCCATTGTACTCAATACCAGAGGTACGCAATGGACAAAATGCTGGTCTTgttaaagaaataaagaatCCTGCATATGTGGAAGCTGAAgacatgaaacaaaacaaaaatatttctgTACCACTTCCAGACTATGAAACCCTTTTCCCGCAGAAGAGGCATGGTGTGCAAGGACAAACTAAATGGGATCATCTTATTGCTGAAGTCAATCAAAGAAACATGGATTTACCTCCAGAACTGCTGGGTCCTGAGATGAGTGTGGATGACCCAAAACAGGATAGGCAAGGTGCTAAGTCTTCTATATCTCAAGAGATTTCTGAGTTAAAGCCTTATCAGACTCACCCTCAGGACAGTAGATCTGTGCTATCAAAGAAAGGACCAGCACCGGGTCCTCCTAAGCCAGAGCGAATACTCTTGCCTCAAACAGATTCTGTTTCAAGCTCAACCCAAAACTTTTCCCACCAGTCTGACGTCACACTCAATCGTTCTGCTGTTTTAAGTCCTGGAAGATCTGATCCAAAAAAAATGCTGGACAACTTATCAGCTCCAGCATCATACACACCCAGACTGCCCAACCAAGGGACCTCGGAAATAACTTTATCAGCCGATCAAAACCTTCCTGGAGgtattaacaaaaacacaccaacagCTAGAGCCAGGCAAAAGGTGAGCAGCGAAGAAGTCATGTCAACTAATGGCAACATTCAAACATTGCCTGTTTCCAGTAGAAGCAGCAGAGAGGAAATTTATGGTTTAGCAGAGTTTGATCCTTTCCCCAGTTCGGATCTTCTCTCTAAAGACCCCTGggaacagcaaaaacaaaaccaaagtgtCGAGAGTCATTCTACCCCAAATGCATTGAAAGAACAAAAACTGGAAGATCGCGGGATGACACCAGATGATCTCGACAAAATCTTTAGCCAAGAAAAACCATCAGATCCCTTTGCCAGTATTAATTTGAGTGAATCAAGCAAACAAAGCCCTTATAGTCATAAGGATGACGTTTCAAAACAGATCAGTGCTGCATTCCAAAGAAAAAATTCACAGAGAGGAAAGAAAACTCCTCCCTCCACACCTCTAATAGATAGTAAGACTTCTTTGTCTCAGCGagaatcaacaacaaaagaaaccTTGTCTGCAAGAGATTCTACAAACTCATCTTTCAGGCTGCCGTCTCAAACTAATGActataaacaaagcaaaacttCTGAAGGTGAAGATCCATTTGGAGCCAAACCCTTTACTGCCTCCTCAGAACCCCAGTCGCATGTCACGGAGGAGCCAGCATCTCAGATGGGAAACTTGGCCAGGGGAAAGACACCTTTGCAAGCGTGGGTTTCTCCTTCTGACGTTCAATTTGTCAGTACTCAGATTAGCAGTGGCGATGGGCTAGGTTTATCTGCACGCAG GCCTCATGCTGTAAAACCGCTTAGCTCAGCTCAGCATCCAACTAGCTCTCCAGCAGTTAAGGGGATAAAGGTCCAGGACTTCAAATCAGGAATGATGAAG GTGCCGAACTTGACCGACACAGGACCGTATTCGCAGCTGACGCAGGAGGAGCTGATAACTCTGGTGGTAAAGCAGCAAACAGACCTTTCGGTAAAACACGCCAAGATCGCGGAGCTGGAAGAGTACATAGATAATCTACTGGTCCGCGTCATAGAAGAGCAACCCGGCATCCTGAACTCCCTCACTGCTGGCAAACCAGTGTGA
- the rab11fip1a gene encoding rab11 family-interacting protein 1 isoform X2, translated as MSLADQSQQWFPTSVQVTVHQGRNLRAKGKNGTNDAYAIIQVAKDKFSTSVAEKTTDPVWKEEASFDLPLFHPGNTERCTLYVTVMHRAQVGLDKFLGQAVVNLLQLHDNKSRQKQEWFKLVDKAGKEDKDRGEVLLNIQLLRNNLSASMFDLSMQDKPRSRISKLKDKVRGKKKDGYSDSASAIVPSVSQVLTDSEGEADARSLNSAPEKKKSKLKKLFGPKSNLQRNVSQSMSTLGTLPEKNSSLSGSRSSGLNVDTPEAKKKFKFLGHKRTGSSDSKGSLGPFSLLGRSKQNNSDLNAVCINGSHVYAEETEPKSGSTLSLNTSLEDIKQTSDFTASSIVPSPSFSTEYADKAFQEQQHHLEEEQRRRAESRRLEEEETIKAEAKRLQEEEERSQQEELERKRRFLEQEALRKKQEEEDEKRRQNEERRMLEAAENQRLEEERRRMEEQKHQEEASMSDRLSSLFGIIRKKEEKKEEQSSNDLDQPAPNHTSNPFVDISLSSDTSTSFDESPAAIHKSNRDQQTPSATVFLNRSAKVSAVKPRLPQSLDSPPTDSQIPIQRCSSPDNSDSTLSSVPAESPETFSTLHSSLAPSYIGEALSGSPQGHTETLKSEEFVESWNLSSTMAEQKRRAPLPPLYSIPEVRNGQNAGLVKEIKNPAYVEAEDMKQNKNISVPLPDYETLFPQKRHGVQGQTKWDHLIAEVNQRNMDLPPELLGPEMSVDDPKQDRQGAKSSISQEISELKPYQTHPQDSRSVLSKKGPAPGPPKPERILLPQTDSVSSSTQNFSHQSDVTLNRSAVLSPGRSDPKKMLDNLSAPASYTPRLPNQGTSEITLSADQNLPGGINKNTPTARARQKVSSEEVMSTNGNIQTLPVSSRSSREEIYGLAEFDPFPSSDLLSKDPWEQQKQNQSVESHSTPNALKEQKLEDRGMTPDDLDKIFSQEKPSDPFASINLSESSKQSPYSHKDDVSKQISAAFQRKNSQRGKKTPPSTPLIDSKTSLSQRESTTKETLSARDSTNSSFRLPSQTNDYKQSKTSEGEDPFGAKPFTASSEPQSHVTEEPASQMGNLARGKTPLQAPHAVKPLSSAQHPTSSPAVKGIKVQDFKSGMMKVPNLTDTGPYSQLTQEELITLVVKQQTDLSVKHAKIAELEEYIDNLLVRVIEEQPGILNSLTAGKPV; from the exons ATGTCTCTGGCCGACCAGAGCCAGCAATGGTTCCCTACGAGCGTCCAGGTAACGGTGCACCAAGGTCGGAATCTGCGGGCCAAGGGCAAGAATGGCACCAACGACGCCTACGCCATCATCCAGGTGGCGAAGGACAAGTTCTCCACCTCGGTGGCGGAGAAAACTACTGACCCGGTGTGGAAAGAGGAGGCTTCCTTCGACCTGCCGCTCTTTCATCCGGGGAACACCGAGCGCTGCACGCTGTACGTCACCGTCATGCACCGAGCCCAGGTGGGACTGGACAAGTTCCTGGGACAGGCTGTGGTCAACCTGCTGCAGCTTCATGACAACAAGTCCCGACAGAAGCAAGA ATGGTTCAAGCTTGTAGATAAAGCTGGAAAGGAGGACAAGGATCGAGGGGAGGTGCTGCTGAATATCCAGCTTTTGAGAAACAACTTGTCAGCAAGCATGTTCGACCTCTCCATGCAGGACAAACCACGCTCCCGCATCTCTAAGCTGAAGGACAAAGTCcgtgggaaaaaaaaggatgGATACTCTGACTCTGCGTCAGCTATTGTTCCTTCGGTCTCCCAGGTCCTCACAGACAGCGAGGGAGAGGCCGACGCAAGGTCACTTAACTCCGctccagaaaaaaagaaatccaaGCTTAAAAAACTCTTTGGCCCAAAATCAAATTTGCAGCGTAATGTCTCACAGTCCATGTCAACACTGGGGACACTTCCTGAGAAGAACTCTTCTCTCAGTGGCAGCAGGTCCTCTGGACTTAACGTAGACACTCCTGAGG CTAAAAAGAAATTCAAATTTTTAGGTCACAAGCGTACAGGAAGCTCTGACAGCAAAGGGTCTCTGGGCCCTTTCTCCTTGCTGGGCCGCTCCAAGCAGAACAACAGTGACCTAAACGCTGTGTGCATTAATGGCAGCCACGTGTACGCAGAAGAAACGGAGCCCAAAAGTGGATCCACACTGAGTCTGAATACCTCTTTAGAGGATATCAAGCAAACATCAGACTTCACTGCAAGTTCTATTGTCCCTTCACCATCCTTTAGCACTGAATATGCAGACAAAGCTTTCCAAGAGCAACAGCACCATCTGGAGGAGGAACAAAGAAGACGAGCTGAATCAAGAAGGCTAGAGGAAGAAGAGACGATCAAGGCCGAGGCCAAGAGGCTGCAAGAGGAAGAGGAGCGTAGCCAACAAGAGGAACTTGAGAGAAAGAGACGCTTCCTCGAGCAGGAAGCCCTAAGAAagaaacaggaggaggaggacgagaaGAGGAGGCAAAATGAAGAACGCAGGATGCTTGAGGCTGCAGAAAATCAGAGGCTAGAGGAGGAGCGCCGCAGAATGGAGGAGCAGAAGCATCAGGAGGAAGCCTCCATGAGTGACAGGCTGTCGTCTCTGTTTGGAATAatcagaaagaaagaagagaagaaagaagagCAGTCATCCAATGATCTCGATCAGCCAGCCCCTAACCACACAAGCAACCCGTTTGTGGATATCTCTCTCAGTTCAGATACTTCTACCAGCTTTGATGAAAGTCCAGCTGCAATTCACAAATCCAACCGTGACCAACAAACTCCCTCTGCCACCGTCTTCCTCAACCGTTCTGCGAAAGTGTCTGCGGTCAAACCCAG ATTGCCTCAATCTTTGGATTCTCCACCCACTGACAGCCAAATCCCAATTCAGCGGTGTTCTTCCCCTGACAACTCTGACTCCACTTTATCTAGTGTCCCAGCTGAGTCCCCTGAAACTTTTTCCACCCTCCACTCATCTCTGGCTCCATCATACATAGGTGAAGCCCTATCCGGTTCTCCCCAAGGCCATACAGAAACCTTAAAGTCAGAGGAATTTGTGGAATCCTGGAATTTATCATCAACTATGGCTGAACAGAAACGAAGAGCCCCACTTCCTCCATTGTACTCAATACCAGAGGTACGCAATGGACAAAATGCTGGTCTTgttaaagaaataaagaatCCTGCATATGTGGAAGCTGAAgacatgaaacaaaacaaaaatatttctgTACCACTTCCAGACTATGAAACCCTTTTCCCGCAGAAGAGGCATGGTGTGCAAGGACAAACTAAATGGGATCATCTTATTGCTGAAGTCAATCAAAGAAACATGGATTTACCTCCAGAACTGCTGGGTCCTGAGATGAGTGTGGATGACCCAAAACAGGATAGGCAAGGTGCTAAGTCTTCTATATCTCAAGAGATTTCTGAGTTAAAGCCTTATCAGACTCACCCTCAGGACAGTAGATCTGTGCTATCAAAGAAAGGACCAGCACCGGGTCCTCCTAAGCCAGAGCGAATACTCTTGCCTCAAACAGATTCTGTTTCAAGCTCAACCCAAAACTTTTCCCACCAGTCTGACGTCACACTCAATCGTTCTGCTGTTTTAAGTCCTGGAAGATCTGATCCAAAAAAAATGCTGGACAACTTATCAGCTCCAGCATCATACACACCCAGACTGCCCAACCAAGGGACCTCGGAAATAACTTTATCAGCCGATCAAAACCTTCCTGGAGgtattaacaaaaacacaccaacagCTAGAGCCAGGCAAAAGGTGAGCAGCGAAGAAGTCATGTCAACTAATGGCAACATTCAAACATTGCCTGTTTCCAGTAGAAGCAGCAGAGAGGAAATTTATGGTTTAGCAGAGTTTGATCCTTTCCCCAGTTCGGATCTTCTCTCTAAAGACCCCTGggaacagcaaaaacaaaaccaaagtgtCGAGAGTCATTCTACCCCAAATGCATTGAAAGAACAAAAACTGGAAGATCGCGGGATGACACCAGATGATCTCGACAAAATCTTTAGCCAAGAAAAACCATCAGATCCCTTTGCCAGTATTAATTTGAGTGAATCAAGCAAACAAAGCCCTTATAGTCATAAGGATGACGTTTCAAAACAGATCAGTGCTGCATTCCAAAGAAAAAATTCACAGAGAGGAAAGAAAACTCCTCCCTCCACACCTCTAATAGATAGTAAGACTTCTTTGTCTCAGCGagaatcaacaacaaaagaaaccTTGTCTGCAAGAGATTCTACAAACTCATCTTTCAGGCTGCCGTCTCAAACTAATGActataaacaaagcaaaacttCTGAAGGTGAAGATCCATTTGGAGCCAAACCCTTTACTGCCTCCTCAGAACCCCAGTCGCATGTCACGGAGGAGCCAGCATCTCAGATGGGAAACTTGGCCAGGGGAAAGACACCTTTGCAAGC GCCTCATGCTGTAAAACCGCTTAGCTCAGCTCAGCATCCAACTAGCTCTCCAGCAGTTAAGGGGATAAAGGTCCAGGACTTCAAATCAGGAATGATGAAG GTGCCGAACTTGACCGACACAGGACCGTATTCGCAGCTGACGCAGGAGGAGCTGATAACTCTGGTGGTAAAGCAGCAAACAGACCTTTCGGTAAAACACGCCAAGATCGCGGAGCTGGAAGAGTACATAGATAATCTACTGGTCCGCGTCATAGAAGAGCAACCCGGCATCCTGAACTCCCTCACTGCTGGCAAACCAGTGTGA
- the rab11fip1a gene encoding rab11 family-interacting protein 1 isoform X1, with product MSLADQSQQWFPTSVQVTVHQGRNLRAKGKNGTNDAYAIIQVAKDKFSTSVAEKTTDPVWKEEASFDLPLFHPGNTERCTLYVTVMHRAQVGLDKFLGQAVVNLLQLHDNKSRQKQEWFKLVDKAGKEDKDRGEVLLNIQLLRNNLSASMFDLSMQDKPRSRISKLKDKVRGKKKDGYSDSASAIVPSVSQVLTDSEGEADARSLNSAPEKKKSKLKKLFGPKSNLQRNVSQSMSTLGTLPEKNSSLSGSRSSGLNVDTPEAKKKFKFLGHKRTGSSDSKGSLGPFSLLGRSKQNNSDLNAVCINGSHVYAEETEPKSGSTLSLNTSLEDIKQTSDFTASSIVPSPSFSTEYADKAFQEQQHHLEEEQRRRAESRRLEEEETIKAEAKRLQEEEERSQQEELERKRRFLEQEALRKKQEEEDEKRRQNEERRMLEAAENQRLEEERRRMEEQKHQEEASMSDRLSSLFGIIRKKEEKKEEQSSNDLDQPAPNHTSNPFVDISLSSDTSTSFDESPAAIHKSNRDQQTPSATVFLNRSAKVSAVKPRLPQSLDSPPTDSQIPIQRCSSPDNSDSTLSSVPAESPETFSTLHSSLAPSYIGEALSGSPQGHTETLKSEEFVESWNLSSTMAEQKRRAPLPPLYSIPEVRNGQNAGLVKEIKNPAYVEAEDMKQNKNISVPLPDYETLFPQKRHGVQGQTKWDHLIAEVNQRNMDLPPELLGPEMSVDDPKQDRQGAKSSISQEISELKPYQTHPQDSRSVLSKKGPAPGPPKPERILLPQTDSVSSSTQNFSHQSDVTLNRSAVLSPGRSDPKKMLDNLSAPASYTPRLPNQGTSEITLSADQNLPGGINKNTPTARARQKVSSEEVMSTNGNIQTLPVSSRSSREEIYGLAEFDPFPSSDLLSKDPWEQQKQNQSVESHSTPNALKEQKLEDRGMTPDDLDKIFSQEKPSDPFASINLSESSKQSPYSHKDDVSKQISAAFQRKNSQRGKKTPPSTPLIDSKTSLSQRESTTKETLSARDSTNSSFRLPSQTNDYKQSKTSEGEDPFGAKPFTASSEPQSHVTEEPASQMGNLARGKTPLQAWVSPSDVQFVSTQISSGDGLGLSARRPHAVKPLSSAQHPTSSPAVKGIKVQDFKSGMMKVPNLTDTGPYSQLTQEELITLVVKQQTDLSVKHAKIAELEEYIDNLLVRVIEEQPGILNSLTAGKPV from the exons ATGTCTCTGGCCGACCAGAGCCAGCAATGGTTCCCTACGAGCGTCCAGGTAACGGTGCACCAAGGTCGGAATCTGCGGGCCAAGGGCAAGAATGGCACCAACGACGCCTACGCCATCATCCAGGTGGCGAAGGACAAGTTCTCCACCTCGGTGGCGGAGAAAACTACTGACCCGGTGTGGAAAGAGGAGGCTTCCTTCGACCTGCCGCTCTTTCATCCGGGGAACACCGAGCGCTGCACGCTGTACGTCACCGTCATGCACCGAGCCCAGGTGGGACTGGACAAGTTCCTGGGACAGGCTGTGGTCAACCTGCTGCAGCTTCATGACAACAAGTCCCGACAGAAGCAAGA ATGGTTCAAGCTTGTAGATAAAGCTGGAAAGGAGGACAAGGATCGAGGGGAGGTGCTGCTGAATATCCAGCTTTTGAGAAACAACTTGTCAGCAAGCATGTTCGACCTCTCCATGCAGGACAAACCACGCTCCCGCATCTCTAAGCTGAAGGACAAAGTCcgtgggaaaaaaaaggatgGATACTCTGACTCTGCGTCAGCTATTGTTCCTTCGGTCTCCCAGGTCCTCACAGACAGCGAGGGAGAGGCCGACGCAAGGTCACTTAACTCCGctccagaaaaaaagaaatccaaGCTTAAAAAACTCTTTGGCCCAAAATCAAATTTGCAGCGTAATGTCTCACAGTCCATGTCAACACTGGGGACACTTCCTGAGAAGAACTCTTCTCTCAGTGGCAGCAGGTCCTCTGGACTTAACGTAGACACTCCTGAGG CTAAAAAGAAATTCAAATTTTTAGGTCACAAGCGTACAGGAAGCTCTGACAGCAAAGGGTCTCTGGGCCCTTTCTCCTTGCTGGGCCGCTCCAAGCAGAACAACAGTGACCTAAACGCTGTGTGCATTAATGGCAGCCACGTGTACGCAGAAGAAACGGAGCCCAAAAGTGGATCCACACTGAGTCTGAATACCTCTTTAGAGGATATCAAGCAAACATCAGACTTCACTGCAAGTTCTATTGTCCCTTCACCATCCTTTAGCACTGAATATGCAGACAAAGCTTTCCAAGAGCAACAGCACCATCTGGAGGAGGAACAAAGAAGACGAGCTGAATCAAGAAGGCTAGAGGAAGAAGAGACGATCAAGGCCGAGGCCAAGAGGCTGCAAGAGGAAGAGGAGCGTAGCCAACAAGAGGAACTTGAGAGAAAGAGACGCTTCCTCGAGCAGGAAGCCCTAAGAAagaaacaggaggaggaggacgagaaGAGGAGGCAAAATGAAGAACGCAGGATGCTTGAGGCTGCAGAAAATCAGAGGCTAGAGGAGGAGCGCCGCAGAATGGAGGAGCAGAAGCATCAGGAGGAAGCCTCCATGAGTGACAGGCTGTCGTCTCTGTTTGGAATAatcagaaagaaagaagagaagaaagaagagCAGTCATCCAATGATCTCGATCAGCCAGCCCCTAACCACACAAGCAACCCGTTTGTGGATATCTCTCTCAGTTCAGATACTTCTACCAGCTTTGATGAAAGTCCAGCTGCAATTCACAAATCCAACCGTGACCAACAAACTCCCTCTGCCACCGTCTTCCTCAACCGTTCTGCGAAAGTGTCTGCGGTCAAACCCAG ATTGCCTCAATCTTTGGATTCTCCACCCACTGACAGCCAAATCCCAATTCAGCGGTGTTCTTCCCCTGACAACTCTGACTCCACTTTATCTAGTGTCCCAGCTGAGTCCCCTGAAACTTTTTCCACCCTCCACTCATCTCTGGCTCCATCATACATAGGTGAAGCCCTATCCGGTTCTCCCCAAGGCCATACAGAAACCTTAAAGTCAGAGGAATTTGTGGAATCCTGGAATTTATCATCAACTATGGCTGAACAGAAACGAAGAGCCCCACTTCCTCCATTGTACTCAATACCAGAGGTACGCAATGGACAAAATGCTGGTCTTgttaaagaaataaagaatCCTGCATATGTGGAAGCTGAAgacatgaaacaaaacaaaaatatttctgTACCACTTCCAGACTATGAAACCCTTTTCCCGCAGAAGAGGCATGGTGTGCAAGGACAAACTAAATGGGATCATCTTATTGCTGAAGTCAATCAAAGAAACATGGATTTACCTCCAGAACTGCTGGGTCCTGAGATGAGTGTGGATGACCCAAAACAGGATAGGCAAGGTGCTAAGTCTTCTATATCTCAAGAGATTTCTGAGTTAAAGCCTTATCAGACTCACCCTCAGGACAGTAGATCTGTGCTATCAAAGAAAGGACCAGCACCGGGTCCTCCTAAGCCAGAGCGAATACTCTTGCCTCAAACAGATTCTGTTTCAAGCTCAACCCAAAACTTTTCCCACCAGTCTGACGTCACACTCAATCGTTCTGCTGTTTTAAGTCCTGGAAGATCTGATCCAAAAAAAATGCTGGACAACTTATCAGCTCCAGCATCATACACACCCAGACTGCCCAACCAAGGGACCTCGGAAATAACTTTATCAGCCGATCAAAACCTTCCTGGAGgtattaacaaaaacacaccaacagCTAGAGCCAGGCAAAAGGTGAGCAGCGAAGAAGTCATGTCAACTAATGGCAACATTCAAACATTGCCTGTTTCCAGTAGAAGCAGCAGAGAGGAAATTTATGGTTTAGCAGAGTTTGATCCTTTCCCCAGTTCGGATCTTCTCTCTAAAGACCCCTGggaacagcaaaaacaaaaccaaagtgtCGAGAGTCATTCTACCCCAAATGCATTGAAAGAACAAAAACTGGAAGATCGCGGGATGACACCAGATGATCTCGACAAAATCTTTAGCCAAGAAAAACCATCAGATCCCTTTGCCAGTATTAATTTGAGTGAATCAAGCAAACAAAGCCCTTATAGTCATAAGGATGACGTTTCAAAACAGATCAGTGCTGCATTCCAAAGAAAAAATTCACAGAGAGGAAAGAAAACTCCTCCCTCCACACCTCTAATAGATAGTAAGACTTCTTTGTCTCAGCGagaatcaacaacaaaagaaaccTTGTCTGCAAGAGATTCTACAAACTCATCTTTCAGGCTGCCGTCTCAAACTAATGActataaacaaagcaaaacttCTGAAGGTGAAGATCCATTTGGAGCCAAACCCTTTACTGCCTCCTCAGAACCCCAGTCGCATGTCACGGAGGAGCCAGCATCTCAGATGGGAAACTTGGCCAGGGGAAAGACACCTTTGCAAGCGTGGGTTTCTCCTTCTGACGTTCAATTTGTCAGTACTCAGATTAGCAGTGGCGATGGGCTAGGTTTATCTGCACGCAG GCCTCATGCTGTAAAACCGCTTAGCTCAGCTCAGCATCCAACTAGCTCTCCAGCAGTTAAGGGGATAAAGGTCCAGGACTTCAAATCAGGAATGATGAAG GTGCCGAACTTGACCGACACAGGACCGTATTCGCAGCTGACGCAGGAGGAGCTGATAACTCTGGTGGTAAAGCAGCAAACAGACCTTTCGGTAAAACACGCCAAGATCGCGGAGCTGGAAGAGTACATAGATAATCTACTGGTCCGCGTCATAGAAGAGCAACCCGGCATCCTGAACTCCCTCACTGCTGGCAAACCAGTGTGA
- the rab11fip1a gene encoding rab11 family-interacting protein 1 isoform X3: MSLADQSQQWFPTSVQVTVHQGRNLRAKGKNGTNDAYAIIQVAKDKFSTSVAEKTTDPVWKEEASFDLPLFHPGNTERCTLYVTVMHRAQVGLDKFLGQAVVNLLQLHDNKSRQKQEWFKLVDKAGKEDKDRGEVLLNIQLLRNNLSASMFDLSMQDKPRSRISKLKDKVRGKKKDGYSDSASAIVPSVSQVLTDSEGEADARSLNSAPEKKKSKLKKLFGPKSNLQRNVSQSMSTLGTLPEKNSSLSGSRSSGLNVDTPEAKKKFKFLGHKRTGSSDSKGSLGPFSLLGRSKQNNSDLNAVCINGSHVYAEETEPKSGSTLSLNTSLEDIKQTSDFTASSIVPSPSFSTEYADKAFQEQQHHLEEEQRRRAESRRLEEEETIKAEAKRLQEEEERSQQEELERKRRFLEQEALRKKQEEEDEKRRQNEERRMLEAAENQRLEEERRRMEEQKHQEEASMSDRLSSLFGIIRKKEEKKEEQSSNDLDQPAPNHTSNPFVDISLSSDTSTSFDESPAAIHKSNRDQQTPSATVFLNRSAKVSAVKPRPHAVKPLSSAQHPTSSPAVKGIKVQDFKSGMMKVPNLTDTGPYSQLTQEELITLVVKQQTDLSVKHAKIAELEEYIDNLLVRVIEEQPGILNSLTAGKPV; the protein is encoded by the exons ATGTCTCTGGCCGACCAGAGCCAGCAATGGTTCCCTACGAGCGTCCAGGTAACGGTGCACCAAGGTCGGAATCTGCGGGCCAAGGGCAAGAATGGCACCAACGACGCCTACGCCATCATCCAGGTGGCGAAGGACAAGTTCTCCACCTCGGTGGCGGAGAAAACTACTGACCCGGTGTGGAAAGAGGAGGCTTCCTTCGACCTGCCGCTCTTTCATCCGGGGAACACCGAGCGCTGCACGCTGTACGTCACCGTCATGCACCGAGCCCAGGTGGGACTGGACAAGTTCCTGGGACAGGCTGTGGTCAACCTGCTGCAGCTTCATGACAACAAGTCCCGACAGAAGCAAGA ATGGTTCAAGCTTGTAGATAAAGCTGGAAAGGAGGACAAGGATCGAGGGGAGGTGCTGCTGAATATCCAGCTTTTGAGAAACAACTTGTCAGCAAGCATGTTCGACCTCTCCATGCAGGACAAACCACGCTCCCGCATCTCTAAGCTGAAGGACAAAGTCcgtgggaaaaaaaaggatgGATACTCTGACTCTGCGTCAGCTATTGTTCCTTCGGTCTCCCAGGTCCTCACAGACAGCGAGGGAGAGGCCGACGCAAGGTCACTTAACTCCGctccagaaaaaaagaaatccaaGCTTAAAAAACTCTTTGGCCCAAAATCAAATTTGCAGCGTAATGTCTCACAGTCCATGTCAACACTGGGGACACTTCCTGAGAAGAACTCTTCTCTCAGTGGCAGCAGGTCCTCTGGACTTAACGTAGACACTCCTGAGG CTAAAAAGAAATTCAAATTTTTAGGTCACAAGCGTACAGGAAGCTCTGACAGCAAAGGGTCTCTGGGCCCTTTCTCCTTGCTGGGCCGCTCCAAGCAGAACAACAGTGACCTAAACGCTGTGTGCATTAATGGCAGCCACGTGTACGCAGAAGAAACGGAGCCCAAAAGTGGATCCACACTGAGTCTGAATACCTCTTTAGAGGATATCAAGCAAACATCAGACTTCACTGCAAGTTCTATTGTCCCTTCACCATCCTTTAGCACTGAATATGCAGACAAAGCTTTCCAAGAGCAACAGCACCATCTGGAGGAGGAACAAAGAAGACGAGCTGAATCAAGAAGGCTAGAGGAAGAAGAGACGATCAAGGCCGAGGCCAAGAGGCTGCAAGAGGAAGAGGAGCGTAGCCAACAAGAGGAACTTGAGAGAAAGAGACGCTTCCTCGAGCAGGAAGCCCTAAGAAagaaacaggaggaggaggacgagaaGAGGAGGCAAAATGAAGAACGCAGGATGCTTGAGGCTGCAGAAAATCAGAGGCTAGAGGAGGAGCGCCGCAGAATGGAGGAGCAGAAGCATCAGGAGGAAGCCTCCATGAGTGACAGGCTGTCGTCTCTGTTTGGAATAatcagaaagaaagaagagaagaaagaagagCAGTCATCCAATGATCTCGATCAGCCAGCCCCTAACCACACAAGCAACCCGTTTGTGGATATCTCTCTCAGTTCAGATACTTCTACCAGCTTTGATGAAAGTCCAGCTGCAATTCACAAATCCAACCGTGACCAACAAACTCCCTCTGCCACCGTCTTCCTCAACCGTTCTGCGAAAGTGTCTGCGGTCAAACCCAG GCCTCATGCTGTAAAACCGCTTAGCTCAGCTCAGCATCCAACTAGCTCTCCAGCAGTTAAGGGGATAAAGGTCCAGGACTTCAAATCAGGAATGATGAAG GTGCCGAACTTGACCGACACAGGACCGTATTCGCAGCTGACGCAGGAGGAGCTGATAACTCTGGTGGTAAAGCAGCAAACAGACCTTTCGGTAAAACACGCCAAGATCGCGGAGCTGGAAGAGTACATAGATAATCTACTGGTCCGCGTCATAGAAGAGCAACCCGGCATCCTGAACTCCCTCACTGCTGGCAAACCAGTGTGA